In Carya illinoinensis cultivar Pawnee chromosome 7, C.illinoinensisPawnee_v1, whole genome shotgun sequence, the following are encoded in one genomic region:
- the LOC122314990 gene encoding GDSL esterase/lipase EXL3-like: MFSSSSSSSSASAVLLLPLILSVLFCHSKAVIKLPPNETIPAVIAFGDSIVDAGNNNQLKSLVKCNFPPYGQDFPGKVPTGRFGNGKVPSDIMAEELGVKDIVPAYLDPLLLPQDLITGVTFASGGAGYDPLTPKIVSAISLSDQLEMFKEYIAKLKGIVGEERTNFILAKSIFLVVAGSDDIANTYFLARVRQLQYDVPSYTDLMVDQAAIFLKEIYELGARRIGVLSAPPIGCVPSQRTLAGGILRQCSEKHNQAAKLFNTKLSSTLDSLNSSLHNSRIIYIDAYNYLLDLIENPQKYGFEFVAKGCCGTGDIEVAVLCNQASATCTNASDYVFWDSYHPTEAAYKTLTGQILQKYLPSFF, from the exons atgttttcttcttcttcttcttcttcttctgcttctgCTGTGTTATTGCTCCCTCTCATTTTGTCTGTTCTTTTCTGCCATTCCAAGGCTGTCATAAAGCTACCACCAAATGAAACCATTCCCGCAGTAATAGCGTTCGGAGATTCAATCGTGGATGCGGGCAATAACAACCAGCTAAAATCTCTTGTTAAGTGCAATTTCCCACCCTATGGACAGGATTTTCCTGGAAAAGTTCCGACTGGCAGATTTGGCAACGGAAAGGTCCCCTCAGACATTATGG CTGAGGAATTGGGAGTTAAAGATATTGTGCCAGCATATTTGGATCCACTTCTGCTTCCTCAAGACTTGATCACAGGCGTAACTTTCGCTTCAGGTGGCGCAGGTTATGATCCCTTGACACCAAAAATAGTG tcAGCTATATCATTGTCCGATCAATTAGAAATGTTCAAAGAATACATAGCGAAGCTGAAAGGAATTGTTGGAGAAGAGAGGACAAACTTCATACTGGCCAAAAGTATTTTTCTAGTGGTGGCCGGCAGCGACGACATTGCTAATACATATTTCCTTGCTCGTGTACGGCAATTGCAGTACGATGTTCCTTCCTATACTGATCTTATGGTCGACCAGGCTGCCATTTTCTTGAAG GAAATATATGAGCTGGGGGCACGAAGGATTGGAGTATTGAGTGCACCGCCGATTGGATGTGTGCCATCGCAAAGAACTCTGGCTGGAGGAATACTGAGACAGTGTTCAGAAAAGCACAACCAAGCAGCAAAGTTGTTCAATACTAAACTGTCTTCGACACTCGATTCCCTTAACAGCAGCCTACACAACAGCAGAATTATCTATATTGATGCTTACAATTATCTACTTGACCTAATTGAAAACCCTCAAAAATATG GGTTTGAGTTTGTGGCTAAAGGGTGCTGCGGTACAGGGGATATAGAGGTAGCTGTGCTTTGTAACCAAGCGTCTGCCACCTGTACAAATGCTTCCGATTATGTTTTTTGGGATAGTTATCATCCCACGGAAGCAGCATACAAGACCCTTACTGGTCAAATCCTCCAAAAGTATCTCCCAAGCTTCTTCTGA
- the LOC122316356 gene encoding protein FAR-RED IMPAIRED RESPONSE 1-like: MPGYFGLVPTWSPTFLPYPAGNQYPINIQNAGYSFQHIMEPLTPISNTSSATSKIVGSKLDNRADESNNGSAEKSQTVQVVDDDTIEEPRSGMEFNSLEELLSYYKEYGKKCGFGLMTKRTKREEDHSVRYVALSCARGGKAQNRTLNIANLRLTGKTECKANINALRQDGVIRLTTVHNIHNYGLSPKKSHFFRCNREVSDAVKMVLNTNDLAGGAGVLRQYFLRMQYKNPVFFYMMDIDDDGRLKNVFWTDPLSRATYQYFDNVVTFDTTYLTNRYGMPFAPFVGVNHHRQSILLGASLISSEDTETFVWLFKTWLQCMDGIAPKAIITDQDRIMKNAIAIVFPNVQHRFYLWHILKKVLEKFGSYGSYKTKMKNALMKCVYDIQHADEFEKCWDQLLTTYNLHENTWLQSLYVEREHWILTYLNKCFWAGMSTTQGSESMNAFFDSYVHSRTNLKEFVDQFDNALKKKIKNENLKDFQSFNVTILCISKSPIEKRF; this comes from the exons ATGCCTGGTTACTTTGGACTAGTGCCTACCTGGTCACCAACTTTTCTACCATATCCGGCTGGTAACCAATATCCAATCAACATACAG AATGCTGGTTACTCATTTCAACATATCATGGAACCTTTGACTCCTATCAGCAATACAAGCTCTGCCACGAGCAAAATAGTTGGTTCAAAGCTCGATAATAGAGCTGATG AATCTAATAATGGCAGTGCCGAgaaatctcaaactgtccaagTGGTTGATGATGATACGATTGAGGAGCCAAGATCGGGAATGGAGTTTAATTCCCTTGAAGAGCTATTAAGTTATTATAAGGAATATGGTAAAAAATGTGGGTTTGGACTGATGACAAAACGGACTAAGAGGGAAGAAGATCACTCTGTTAGATACGTCGCTCTTTCTTGTGCCCGTGGTGGGAAGGCCCAGAATAGGACGTTGAATATTGCCAACCTACGTCTGACAGGAAAGACGGAATGTAAGGCAAATATTAATGCCCTAAGGCAAGATGGAGTGATTCGGTTGACGACAGTACATAATATTCATAACTATGGCCTCAGTCCAAAGAAATCCCActtctttcgatgtaatagagaagtTAGTGATGCTGTAAAAATGGTCCTAAATACAAATGATTTGGCTG GTGGTGCTGGAGTGCTCCGACAGTATTTTTTACGGATGCAATACAAAAATCCTGTATTCTTTTATATGATGGATATAGATGATGATGGGAGATTAAAGAACGTCTTTTGGACAGACCCCCTTAGTAGAGCAACGTACCAATATTTCGACAATGTGGtgacattcgacaccacatacctAACGAATCGatatgggatgccctttgcaccatttgttggtgtaaaccaccatagGCAGTCAATTTTGTTGGGAGCAAGCTTGATTTCTAGTGAGGATACCGAGACATTTGTGTGGTTATTCAAGACATGGTTGCAATGCATGGATGGTATCGCTCCAAAAGCTATTATCACTGATCAAGATAGAATAATGAAAAATGCAATCGCAATTGTCTTTCCAAATGTCCAGCATAGATTTTATCTTTGGCATATACTGAAGAAAGTTCTCGAGAAGTTTGGCTCATATGGTTCCTACAAAACTAAGATGAAAAATGCAttgatgaaatgtgtatatGACATCCAACATGCTGATGAGTTTGAGAAATGTTGGGATCAGTTGCTTACTACTTACAACTTGCATGAGAATACATGGTTGCAAAGCCTATACGTTGAGCGTGAACATTGGATACTGACATATTTGAATAAGTgtttttgggctggaatgagtacaacgcaGGGATccgagagcatgaatgcattcTTTGACAGTTATGTACATTCTAGGACAAACTTAAAGGAGTTTGTAGACCAATTTGATAACgcattgaaaaaaaagattaaGAATGAAAATCTCAAGGACTTTCAGTCATTTAATGTCACAATCCTCTGCATATCTAAATCTCCGATTGAAAAGAGGTTCTAA